One segment of Brassica napus cultivar Da-Ae chromosome C3, Da-Ae, whole genome shotgun sequence DNA contains the following:
- the LOC106439714 gene encoding serine/threonine-protein kinase tricornered, translating to METAKAWVKKLKSIDKVKKKEAAAKEVVPKPPGGEEALSNVTKEKAAAAKLYIENHYKMQMQSLHERKERRKMLENKLADAQVSEEEQNNLLKDLELKETEYMRRQRHKMGTDDFEPLTMIGKGAFGEVRICREKGTGNVYAMKKLKKSEMLRRGQVEHVKAERNLLAEVDSNCIVKLYCSFQDDEYLYLIMEYLPGGDMMTLLMRKDTLTEDEARFYIGETVLAIESIHKHNYIHRDIKPDNLLLDREGHMKLSDFGLCKPLDCSNLQEKDFTVARNVSGALQSDGRPVATRRTQQEQLLNWQRNRRMLAYSTVGTPDYIAPEVLLKKGYGMECDWWSLGAIMYEMLVGFPPFYSDDPMTTCRKIVNWRNYLKFPEEARLSPEAKDLICRLLCNVEQRLGTKGADEIKGHPWFRGIEWGKLYQMKAAFIPQVNDELDTQNFEKFEEADKQVPKSSKSGPWRKMLSSKDINFVGYTYKNVEIVNDDQLTGIAELKKKKTKPKRPSIKSLFEEDESSEGKTTQQGSFLNLLPTQMEDAEKEGSKSSSSGG from the exons atggAGACTGCGAAAGCTTGGGTGAAGAAGCTAAAATCTATAGACAAGGTGAAAAAGAAGGAAGCAGCAGCAAAGGAAGTAGTGCCAAAGCCACCCGGAGGTGAAGAAGCGCTTTCAAATGTTACCAAAGAGAAAGCTGCTGCTGCTAAACTTTATATTGAAAACCATTACAAAATGCAAATGCAGAGTCTCCACGAAAGAAAAGAGCG CCGAAAAATGCTGGAAAACAAATTAGCTGATGCACAAGTCTCCGAGGAAGAGCAAAACAACTTGCTAAAGGATTTGGAGTTGAAGGAAACTGAGTACATGCGCCGTCAGAGGCATAAAATGGGAACTGATGACTTTGAGCCTTTGACAATGATCGGGAAGGGTGCTTTTGGAGag GTTAGGATCTGTAGGGAGAAGGGAACAGGCAATGTCTATGCAATGAAGAAGCTTAAGAAATCTGAGATGCTTCGCAGAGGCCAG GTGGAACATGTAAAAGCCGAGAGAAATTTACTTGCGGAAGTTGACAGTAACTGCATTGTCAAACTGTATTGTTCTTTCCAAGACGACGAGTATCTGTATCTCATAATGGAGTATCTACCTGGTGGGGATATGATGACTTTACTTATGAGGAAAGACACCCTTACTGAAGACGAGGCTAGGTTCTACATTGGGGAAACTGTCCTGGCTATTGAGTCCATTCATAAGCACAACTATATCCACAG AGATATCAAGCCTGATAACCTGCTACTTGACAGAGAGGGACACATGAAACTGTCAGATTTTGGATTGTGTAAACCGTTGGACTGTAGTAATCTTCAGGAAAAAGATTTCACAGTTGCAAGAAACGTTAGTGGGGCTCTACAAAGTGATGGTCGCCCTGTGGCGACAAGGCGCACCCAACAGGAGCAGCTGCTAAACTGGCAGAGAAATAGAAGGATGCTT GCTTATTCCACAGTTGGAACTCCTGACTATATTGCCCCAGAAGTTCTGCTGAAAAAAGGATATGGAATGGAATGTGATTG GTGGTCCCTTGGCGCCATTATGTATGAAATGCTTGTGGGGTTTCCACCATTTTATTCAGATGATCCAATGACAACTTGTAGGAAG ATAGTAAACTGGAGAAATTACTTGAAATTCCCAGAAGAGGCTAGACTATCACCAGAAGCCAAGGATCTTATTTGTAGGCTTTTATGCAATGTTGAACAAAGGCTTGGAACCAAAGGAGCAGATGAAATTAAG GGTCACCCCTGGTTCAGAGGAATCGAATGGGGAAAACTGTACCAGATGAAGGCTGCATTTATTCCTCAAGTCAATGATGAGTTGGACACCCAAAATTTTGAGAAGTTTGAAGAG GCTGACAAGCAAGTTCCAAAGTCGTCAAAGTCGGGACCATGGAGAAAG atgCTCTCATCCAAGGACATAAACTTTGTGGGTTATACTTACAAGAACGTTGAAATCGTAAACGATGACCAATTAACAGGGATAG ctgagctgaagaagaagaagactaagCCAAAGCGGCCGTCAATTAAATCCCTCTTTG AGGAGGATGAATCATCTGAAGGGAAAACAACACAGCAAGGAAGCTTCTTGAATCTATTACCGACGCAGATGGAAGATGCAGAGAAAGAAGGTAGTAAGTCCAGCTCATCCGGTGGTTGA